The following coding sequences lie in one Capnocytophaga stomatis genomic window:
- a CDS encoding glycoside hydrolase family 2 TIM barrel-domain containing protein: protein MIQHINKGSLIIGLAVSNFIFAQQQPLPGYAYGDVQAPTGKEWESVEELALNKEQPKAYFLSFADKQSARKVLPENSKYWLSLNGNWKFHWVKTPDERPKDFFKPSYDVAAWDEIPVPSNWNIHGVQKDGTLKYGVPIYVNQPVIFYHERKVDDWRKGVMRTPPTTWTTYVYRNEVGSYRRDFTIPQDWKNREVFINFDGVDSFFYLWINGKYVGFSKNSRNLAAFNITKYLQKGKNTVAVEVYRNSDGSFLEAQDMFRLAGIFRSVALTATPKVQIRDLQVIPDLDNNYQNGELNISAEIRNLDKKQAQGYKIEYSLYETKLYSDENKEVGKPIFSTSFDVSSQNSSVVKTKFPLENPKKWSSEFPYRYVLVAQLKDKKNNVIETVSAYTGFRKVEIKDTKAEDDEFGKAGRYFYVNGKTVKFKGVNRHETNPERGHAITRQQMEDEIKLMQRANINHVRNSHYPDDPYWYYLCDKYGIYLEDEANIESHQYYYGKESLSHPKEWEKAHVARVMEMAHATVNSPSIVIWSLGNEAGPGENFVTAYNALKKFDPSRPVQYERNNDIVDMGSNQYPSIAWMKGAAAGTHNIKYPFHISEYAHSMGNAVGNLIDYWEAIESSNFICGGAIWDWIDQAMYNYTKDGKRYFAYGGDFGDFPNDGQFVMNGIIFADMTPKPQYYEVKKVYQYVGMKNLGNEIEIFNKNYFKDLSDYEVEWFLFEDGKSIEKGSLAVGNIPARNRKTVKVPYNQSLLKPTSEYFLKIQFKLKEDKPWASRGYVQAEEQFLLKSPSQKPSVLEIAKGGKIQLSDEGNLKVLKNNDFTAKFDTKTGTIFNLQYGNEVIIENGNGPKINALRAFVNNDNWFYQKWFEKGLHNLKDEVISYQMIHNKNGSVSVYFTVVSQAPNAAKIHGGTSSGKNKIEELTDQKFGKNDFKFITNQIYTVYPDGSVELQAAITSNDESLVLPRLGYTMTIPQKYENLTYYGRGKHDNYNDRKTGAFIEQFSGKVKDEFVHFPKTQDMGNHEEVRWVGLTDNQGNGAVFVPSQPMSVSALQYTPTDLILAPHPHELPEAKDTYLNLDIAVTGLGGNSCGQGGPLPHDRVMAKSHHTGFIIRPAKGDLSQVANVRPSGEVPLSISQNNIGNVMITSANPFAKIVYTIDKQKKPSKYSLPIPLRSGGTITAWYEDNPNSKVTMTFGRIENVPMRVISASSQESGEGDAQNMIDGDVNTIWHTMYSVTVAKHPHWVDFDMGEMRNIKGFTYQPRTSGWNGMVKDYSISVSTDGKNWTEIKKGTFPRSTDLQRILLDKTQKARYVRFTALSEQFGQDFASGAEFSVLEE from the coding sequence ATGATACAACACATTAACAAAGGAAGTTTGATTATAGGATTGGCGGTTTCCAATTTTATTTTCGCTCAACAGCAACCACTTCCCGGCTACGCTTATGGCGATGTGCAAGCTCCCACGGGCAAGGAATGGGAATCGGTGGAGGAATTGGCACTGAACAAAGAGCAACCCAAAGCGTATTTCCTCTCGTTTGCCGATAAGCAGTCCGCACGGAAAGTTTTGCCTGAAAATTCCAAATATTGGCTTTCGCTCAACGGAAATTGGAAATTTCATTGGGTAAAAACACCCGATGAGCGTCCGAAAGATTTTTTTAAACCCAGTTATGACGTGGCTGCGTGGGACGAAATTCCTGTGCCATCCAATTGGAACATTCACGGCGTACAGAAAGACGGAACGCTCAAATACGGCGTACCGATTTACGTAAACCAACCCGTAATTTTCTATCACGAACGCAAAGTGGACGATTGGCGAAAAGGCGTAATGCGAACTCCGCCAACTACTTGGACAACTTATGTTTATAGAAACGAAGTCGGGTCGTACCGCAGAGATTTTACTATTCCGCAAGATTGGAAAAATCGTGAAGTTTTTATCAATTTTGACGGCGTGGATTCGTTTTTCTATCTGTGGATAAACGGAAAATACGTCGGTTTTTCAAAGAATTCACGAAATTTGGCAGCCTTCAATATTACTAAATATCTACAAAAAGGCAAAAATACGGTGGCGGTGGAAGTGTACCGAAACTCGGACGGCTCGTTTTTGGAAGCTCAGGATATGTTCCGCTTGGCGGGAATTTTCCGTTCGGTGGCATTAACTGCTACACCGAAAGTGCAAATACGTGATTTGCAGGTAATTCCTGATTTGGACAACAATTACCAAAACGGAGAGCTGAATATTTCCGCAGAAATCCGAAATTTGGATAAAAAACAAGCACAAGGCTACAAAATAGAATATTCACTTTACGAAACGAAACTCTATTCCGATGAAAATAAAGAAGTTGGAAAGCCTATTTTTTCGACTTCCTTTGATGTTTCTTCACAAAATTCATCGGTAGTAAAAACCAAATTTCCGTTAGAAAATCCTAAAAAATGGTCAAGCGAATTTCCGTACCGTTATGTATTGGTGGCTCAGCTTAAAGACAAGAAAAACAACGTGATAGAAACTGTTTCCGCCTACACGGGCTTCCGTAAAGTGGAAATTAAAGACACCAAAGCCGAAGATGACGAATTTGGCAAAGCGGGACGATATTTTTACGTAAACGGCAAAACCGTCAAATTCAAAGGAGTAAATCGGCACGAAACCAATCCCGAACGCGGACACGCCATCACTCGCCAACAGATGGAAGACGAAATAAAATTGATGCAACGAGCCAACATCAACCACGTGCGAAATTCACACTACCCTGACGACCCGTATTGGTACTATTTGTGCGATAAATACGGCATTTATTTGGAAGATGAAGCCAACATCGAATCGCATCAGTATTACTACGGAAAAGAATCGCTTTCGCACCCCAAAGAATGGGAAAAAGCCCACGTGGCACGGGTAATGGAAATGGCTCACGCTACGGTAAATAGCCCTTCGATTGTGATTTGGTCGCTCGGAAATGAGGCAGGACCGGGCGAAAACTTCGTAACGGCTTACAACGCTCTTAAAAAGTTCGACCCATCGCGCCCTGTTCAGTATGAGCGAAATAACGACATTGTGGATATGGGTTCAAACCAATATCCGTCTATCGCTTGGATGAAAGGAGCTGCGGCAGGAACGCACAATATCAAATATCCGTTCCACATTTCGGAATACGCTCATTCTATGGGAAATGCGGTGGGGAATTTGATAGATTATTGGGAAGCCATCGAGTCGAGCAACTTTATTTGTGGAGGTGCGATTTGGGATTGGATTGACCAAGCGATGTACAATTACACCAAAGACGGTAAACGCTACTTTGCTTACGGAGGTGATTTTGGCGACTTTCCTAATGACGGCCAGTTTGTTATGAACGGGATTATCTTTGCCGATATGACCCCCAAACCGCAATATTACGAGGTGAAAAAAGTGTATCAGTACGTTGGAATGAAAAACTTAGGCAATGAGATTGAAATCTTTAACAAGAACTATTTCAAGGACTTATCGGATTACGAGGTGGAATGGTTTTTGTTTGAAGACGGAAAATCAATCGAAAAAGGAAGTTTAGCCGTTGGCAACATTCCAGCTCGAAATAGAAAAACGGTGAAAGTGCCTTATAATCAATCGCTTTTAAAACCTACTTCGGAATATTTTTTGAAAATTCAGTTCAAACTGAAAGAAGATAAACCTTGGGCTTCAAGAGGTTACGTTCAGGCAGAAGAACAATTTTTGCTGAAATCGCCTTCGCAAAAACCTTCCGTTTTGGAAATAGCCAAAGGCGGGAAAATTCAACTTTCAGATGAAGGAAACCTAAAAGTATTGAAAAACAACGATTTTACGGCAAAATTTGACACAAAAACAGGAACTATTTTCAATCTGCAATATGGGAACGAAGTAATTATCGAAAACGGGAACGGACCTAAAATCAATGCGTTACGGGCTTTCGTAAATAACGATAATTGGTTTTACCAAAAATGGTTTGAGAAAGGACTTCATAACTTAAAGGACGAGGTTATTTCTTACCAGATGATTCATAACAAAAATGGTTCGGTTTCAGTGTATTTCACGGTCGTCTCACAAGCTCCGAATGCGGCTAAAATTCACGGAGGCACCAGTTCGGGCAAAAACAAAATCGAAGAGCTTACCGACCAAAAATTTGGTAAAAACGATTTTAAATTTATTACTAATCAGATATATACCGTTTATCCAGACGGAAGCGTAGAACTACAAGCCGCCATCACTTCCAACGATGAAAGTTTGGTGCTTCCGCGATTAGGCTACACGATGACTATTCCGCAGAAATACGAAAATCTGACCTATTACGGACGAGGAAAACACGACAATTACAACGACCGCAAAACGGGGGCTTTCATTGAGCAGTTTTCCGGCAAAGTAAAAGACGAATTTGTACATTTCCCTAAAACGCAAGATATGGGCAATCACGAAGAAGTACGCTGGGTAGGGCTTACTGATAATCAAGGAAATGGAGCGGTTTTTGTGCCTTCACAACCGATGTCGGTTTCAGCATTGCAGTACACACCAACCGATTTGATTTTAGCTCCGCATCCACACGAGTTGCCTGAGGCTAAGGATACATATTTAAACCTTGATATAGCGGTAACAGGCTTAGGTGGAAATAGTTGCGGTCAAGGAGGTCCACTTCCGCACGACCGCGTTATGGCAAAATCACATCACACAGGTTTCATTATTCGTCCTGCGAAAGGTGATTTATCCCAAGTGGCAAACGTTCGTCCAAGTGGAGAAGTTCCGCTTTCTATTTCACAAAATAACATTGGAAATGTGATGATTACCTCAGCAAATCCGTTTGCTAAAATCGTTTATACTATTGATAAACAGAAGAAACCTTCAAAATACAGCTTGCCAATCCCGCTTCGTTCTGGTGGAACAATCACAGCTTGGTACGAAGATAATCCGAATTCAAAAGTTACTATGACTTTCGGCAGAATTGAAAACGTTCCGATGCGAGTGATTTCGGCAAGCAGCCAAGAATCGGGCGAAGGCGATGCTCAAAATATGATTGACGGCGATGTCAATACCATTTGGCACACGATGTACTCGGTAACTGTGGCGAAACATCCGCATTGGGTGGATTTTGATATGGGCGAAATGCGAAACATCAAAGGATTTACCTATCAGCCACGTACCAGCGGTTGGAACGGAATGGTGAAAGATTACAGCATTTCGGTAAGTACCGACGGCAAAAACTGGACGGAAATCAAAAAAGGAACTTTCCCACGTAGTACCGATTTGCAGCGTATTTTGCTTGATAAAACTCAAAAAGCACGTTACGTTCGCTTTACGGCACTTAGTGAGCAATTTGGGCAAGATTTCGCCAGTGGTGCCGAATTTTCAGTCTTAGAAGAGTAA
- a CDS encoding TlpA family protein disulfide reductase: MKKLTSLLILFVSVVSYSQTKYYSTDGKNRLTEHQVKQVISNLEEKMTKSLGVKIYACLVEEKTQTKEDSIIVNVSFDMSDKKHDELFKSTPLSEHKNKEFPKFSLNTLTGVKFDLEKLKGKPTMINFWFTRCAPCIDEMPVLNKIKEKYKDDFNFIAITYEKKEIVENFLKSHSFDFEHLIDAKDLINELGIKSFPLNLFLDKNGVLQYVEGGIPYNFIDEKEREIGDGNEFIKIIEKLKSL, encoded by the coding sequence ATGAAAAAATTAACATCACTATTAATCCTTTTTGTTTCAGTTGTTTCGTATTCTCAAACTAAATACTATAGTACAGACGGAAAAAACAGACTTACCGAACATCAAGTAAAACAAGTTATTTCCAATTTGGAAGAGAAAATGACAAAAAGCCTTGGCGTAAAAATTTATGCCTGTTTGGTGGAAGAGAAAACGCAAACCAAGGAAGATTCAATTATTGTTAATGTTTCCTTTGATATGAGTGACAAAAAACACGACGAGCTTTTTAAGTCAACACCTCTTTCTGAACATAAAAATAAAGAATTTCCCAAATTCAGTTTGAACACCTTGACAGGCGTAAAATTTGATTTGGAAAAATTAAAAGGAAAACCTACAATGATAAATTTTTGGTTTACGAGGTGTGCTCCTTGCATCGATGAGATGCCTGTTTTAAATAAAATCAAGGAGAAATACAAAGACGATTTTAATTTTATAGCAATTACCTATGAGAAGAAAGAAATCGTCGAAAATTTCCTAAAGTCACACTCCTTTGATTTTGAACATTTAATTGACGCTAAAGATTTAATAAACGAACTGGGAATAAAGTCGTTTCCTCTAAATTTATTTTTGGATAAAAATGGCGTTTTACAATACGTGGAAGGAGGAATTCCCTATAATTTTATCGATGAAAAAGAAAGGGAAATTGGTGATGGAAACGAATTTATAAAGATTATCGAAAAACTAAAATCACTTTGA